In the Haloferula helveola genome, one interval contains:
- a CDS encoding LamG-like jellyroll fold domain-containing protein: MKNPQGRCARTSRPSAYLPLCFAALALAPATAFGQIVANDDGSPGSPFETTDEDTATVSGTPATSNDTGTFDVLPGIIISGDGVLVPMQDLTGTLGEFTYDPTTSGDAQALASGESLEDTFDYSIFELPATAVAPSQQFAANTGVNTLSWTALPSLDAATGTSRPLPIQKAYTFAGTNATRSSFSGVGNTADFTFEFWFKADALADQVLFETGGATIGSSILLNSDGTISYYFSVTNPESIEIRSDGLIATYVADTWHHVVVTGDLDTAGGSADRVRIYLDGVVVADDSSNTGLTNWSGGDAAGLGGGAGGDIGGDVSGTGPIETTYVRFQGQIATMNFYQGTVLSDAEVITNRDAYTTAATDTATVTVGVDGANDAPDATGDFIGDGPFEDGPAYVSTVDLTLNDGIFTTIELPSGSDLTRAGLATVTASQSPSVGTPPGNGFPENAFDGDPSTFTHTESFNNSVNHSWEIDFGTAVSLENITLYNRPDCCGERLRDITVTVEDAGGATVFTSALLNPANAEGFSGNSGGILFVDFVAGNSGSPVAGQTVVVTRTADLADANASDGSVLSLGEVTIIGSTDTRVDARPLFNHDARESSSDDVWSNLGTGGGEEADWILGSGVTHNPSVTSTRAQITQAYEWDGTTNATAVLRNDSPNDIFGNGTVDSNDATIEIWTKLGASYNTQNNTLFETGGGTGVGIVVDSAGILRAANGNNLFEITYDLVNDPAGVMGGFAPDAEFFQVALTHDIGNQRSYLFVNGQMVATTANTTTDWDGGDDAGLGHFEGANHAGFANPGSGTAYDTHLNGSVFAFRLYDRALGEAEIRQNFEAVANDTDVDGDPIAVTGAIDGTGSLVTLGNPATLASGAIVTITSATGDFTYDPNGSFESLVGGQTTTDTFEYQVTDGNGATNTATVEVVVEGVTDAIDDTVAATELIVTEIPANFIVGNDQPPLGTPGAYFTIDPATASGATIPNTGSGGSTYDLALSGGVIVSPPNLASNFGAVGAALQNGAGVFASLDPISTDDATFEIWFQPQPLQTGNQILVDSGGSGNGLSIIYNADLNELVFTVDGGDDTTARIQATATGVVPGEFNQLVAVYDKDSSGNNDSIELYLNSNPASFDNSVKASDTNTNGSANDWAGTDNSGIGEYTGTAALGEDPDPFIGQIGITRIYPIKLSLAQIEANYDAVVRPILSIGAGSPVTTALGATVTLNADRSISYDATSLNSDIPDGNVVQDTFTYTISDDNGGTTTATVTVDVTGVGSFLAVDDDFTLSEDDGATSLDVRANDLDAGSATVLFQEVKGTFTDVMTTAAASATPGDPADFTDVNGYGWRLMWNAPTDWDLLNDPASTTATGGALGSIADYELLVWTDSEWSPDGDEDNTNNSPAAYGTLLPSGLGHPGAGATNDGGNGNDEDRAVIVAYTVPSTGYYGIANSVVHPTTGTGVRALVFVEASEVINVPVAGGATSDFDGAIGLVNQGETIYIALSPDGTATSDSFNWDFDVVELPGPDAVPTVTFGTVTTDGTTLSYTPAPAFQALKNGESITETISYTIDDGGTLSTATVTVTIEGANDLPVGLADNGGTTNENRPLEGSSVLANDTDADAGETATLVVSEVQGAGANVGISVATDLGGTVTMQADGTFAYDPTGAFEALTLNDPDLVDTFTYLVQDINGVDAASPTTVSITVVGLESNQQVVGTGLTQTFEYLAGSAEAGMFTPPSVADPNGDSPVASTVASEYSTTGAVSATISDPANHNNGFSVALVFTPDAADLAPGARVSVYENGGTSNGNGIYLLDGIPHFVASMNGSGSTAPDSRNDISWLGKKICVPLSGSALPADVPTEIGIVFSLDAVDFTINGSAATIVLLTDRVAENNWSGSDTVTFGEINSAGNRGALQDTGTNADFEAGLFTALAGTVEYGELWFEGRPQGSGLTPESLTATLTVNIAEGDLTAPDGASYDGGTGVWTATGSEDRINGLIANTTFVPNGTSPVDVAIGIEDGGESGTVPVAGTLTFVGIVADEGTDTDSDNLSDFLERAFGTDPGTPDNVDLALDGTVNGRPIINIEFSPSLTFEAVYMRRDDHGVPGSFIYTAQFSSDLNTWYDSTDTPTVLADSTVDGDYEVVSVPYPFLLPDGKKARFFRLKVDPAS, from the coding sequence ATGAAAAACCCTCAGGGGAGGTGTGCCCGCACCTCTCGCCCAAGCGCCTACCTGCCTCTCTGTTTCGCTGCTCTCGCCCTTGCCCCTGCAACCGCGTTCGGCCAAATCGTTGCCAACGACGACGGCTCGCCAGGAAGTCCGTTCGAGACCACAGATGAGGACACAGCGACCGTTTCCGGAACACCCGCGACCTCGAACGACACCGGCACCTTCGATGTGCTTCCGGGCATCATCATCTCCGGAGACGGCGTGCTGGTGCCGATGCAGGATCTTACGGGAACGCTGGGAGAGTTCACCTACGACCCGACCACCAGCGGCGATGCGCAGGCGCTCGCATCCGGCGAGTCGCTCGAGGATACCTTCGACTACAGCATCTTCGAATTGCCGGCGACCGCCGTCGCACCAAGCCAGCAGTTCGCCGCCAACACCGGCGTCAACACGCTGAGCTGGACGGCCCTGCCGTCGCTCGACGCAGCGACTGGAACCAGTCGACCGCTACCGATCCAGAAGGCCTACACTTTCGCCGGAACCAACGCGACCCGTAGCTCCTTCAGCGGCGTCGGAAACACCGCGGACTTCACCTTCGAGTTCTGGTTCAAGGCGGACGCTCTTGCCGATCAGGTCCTGTTCGAAACAGGAGGCGCCACGATTGGCAGCAGCATCCTTCTGAACAGCGACGGCACCATCAGTTACTACTTCTCCGTCACGAATCCGGAATCTATCGAGATCCGGTCGGACGGTCTCATTGCCACCTACGTCGCAGATACCTGGCACCATGTGGTCGTCACCGGCGACCTCGACACAGCGGGTGGTTCGGCCGACCGAGTCCGGATCTACTTGGACGGAGTTGTCGTTGCCGATGACTCGTCCAACACGGGACTGACCAACTGGAGCGGAGGAGACGCCGCCGGCTTGGGCGGAGGAGCAGGTGGCGACATCGGGGGGGACGTTTCGGGAACGGGCCCGATCGAAACCACCTATGTGCGATTCCAAGGACAAATCGCGACCATGAATTTCTACCAAGGCACCGTTCTCTCCGACGCCGAGGTCATCACCAACCGGGACGCCTACACGACCGCCGCCACGGATACCGCAACCGTAACCGTCGGTGTCGACGGAGCAAATGACGCTCCGGATGCGACCGGCGACTTCATCGGAGACGGCCCGTTCGAGGATGGTCCCGCCTACGTCAGCACGGTGGACCTGACGCTCAACGACGGAATCTTCACCACCATCGAACTTCCTTCCGGTAGCGATCTTACCCGTGCGGGCCTCGCGACCGTCACGGCATCGCAATCGCCAAGCGTCGGAACACCGCCGGGCAACGGCTTTCCAGAAAACGCCTTCGATGGCGACCCATCGACCTTCACCCACACCGAGTCCTTCAACAATTCCGTCAACCATTCGTGGGAAATCGATTTTGGAACGGCAGTCTCTCTTGAGAACATCACTCTTTATAACCGACCCGACTGCTGCGGCGAGCGCCTCCGGGACATCACCGTAACCGTCGAGGATGCAGGTGGCGCCACCGTTTTCACCTCAGCTCTTCTCAACCCCGCCAATGCCGAAGGTTTCTCGGGCAACTCCGGCGGCATCCTCTTCGTCGACTTCGTGGCCGGCAATAGCGGAAGTCCCGTTGCGGGACAGACCGTCGTGGTCACCCGGACCGCCGATCTTGCGGATGCGAACGCTTCCGACGGCAGCGTGCTCTCGCTCGGAGAAGTGACCATCATCGGCAGCACCGATACCAGGGTCGATGCCCGCCCGCTCTTCAATCACGACGCGCGCGAGTCCAGTAGCGATGACGTCTGGAGCAACCTCGGCACCGGTGGAGGCGAGGAGGCGGACTGGATCCTCGGCAGTGGCGTGACCCACAACCCGTCGGTCACCAGCACCCGGGCCCAGATCACGCAAGCCTACGAATGGGACGGCACGACGAATGCCACCGCCGTGCTGCGCAACGACAGCCCCAACGACATCTTCGGCAACGGAACGGTCGACTCGAACGATGCCACGATCGAGATCTGGACCAAGCTCGGCGCCTCCTACAACACCCAGAACAACACCCTTTTCGAAACCGGTGGCGGCACCGGAGTCGGCATCGTCGTCGACAGCGCCGGCATCCTTCGCGCCGCCAACGGCAACAACCTTTTTGAGATCACCTACGATCTCGTCAACGACCCGGCCGGCGTCATGGGCGGCTTTGCTCCCGATGCCGAGTTCTTCCAGGTCGCGCTGACCCACGACATCGGAAACCAACGCAGTTACCTGTTCGTGAACGGCCAGATGGTCGCCACCACCGCCAACACGACCACCGACTGGGACGGCGGCGACGATGCCGGCCTCGGCCACTTCGAAGGCGCCAATCATGCCGGCTTTGCCAACCCCGGATCGGGAACCGCCTATGACACCCACCTCAACGGCTCGGTGTTCGCCTTCCGTCTCTATGACCGCGCGCTCGGTGAAGCCGAGATCCGCCAGAACTTCGAGGCGGTCGCGAATGATACGGATGTCGACGGCGACCCGATCGCGGTGACCGGCGCCATCGACGGAACCGGATCGCTCGTCACCCTAGGCAACCCCGCCACGCTCGCTTCGGGCGCGATCGTGACCATCACCTCCGCCACCGGAGACTTCACCTACGATCCGAACGGCAGTTTCGAGAGCCTGGTCGGTGGCCAGACCACGACCGACACGTTCGAGTATCAGGTCACCGACGGCAACGGCGCGACCAACACCGCGACGGTTGAAGTCGTCGTCGAGGGCGTGACCGACGCCATCGATGACACGGTGGCGGCGACCGAACTGATCGTGACGGAGATCCCGGCGAACTTCATTGTTGGCAATGACCAGCCGCCCTTGGGAACACCCGGCGCCTATTTCACCATCGATCCCGCAACCGCCTCGGGAGCGACCATCCCCAATACCGGCTCCGGCGGCTCGACCTACGACCTTGCCTTGTCCGGCGGAGTGATCGTCAGCCCGCCCAACCTCGCATCGAACTTCGGTGCGGTGGGCGCGGCGCTCCAGAACGGCGCCGGTGTCTTCGCCTCGCTCGATCCGATCTCCACCGATGACGCGACCTTCGAGATCTGGTTCCAGCCCCAGCCGCTGCAGACAGGCAACCAGATCCTGGTCGACTCGGGCGGCAGCGGAAACGGGCTGTCCATCATCTACAACGCCGACCTCAATGAACTGGTCTTCACTGTCGACGGAGGCGATGACACCACCGCGCGAATTCAAGCGACCGCGACCGGTGTCGTGCCCGGCGAGTTCAACCAGCTGGTTGCCGTCTATGACAAGGACAGCTCCGGCAACAACGACAGCATCGAGCTCTACCTGAACAGCAATCCGGCCAGCTTCGACAACAGCGTCAAAGCCAGCGACACCAACACGAACGGCTCCGCCAATGACTGGGCGGGAACCGACAATTCAGGCATCGGCGAATACACCGGCACCGCTGCGCTCGGGGAAGATCCGGATCCGTTCATCGGCCAGATCGGCATCACCCGGATCTACCCGATCAAACTCAGCCTCGCGCAAATCGAAGCGAACTACGACGCCGTCGTGCGCCCGATCCTGAGCATCGGCGCCGGCAGCCCGGTCACCACCGCTCTCGGCGCGACCGTGACACTCAACGCCGACCGCTCGATCTCCTATGACGCGACATCCCTCAACTCGGACATCCCCGACGGAAATGTCGTTCAGGACACCTTCACCTACACCATCAGCGACGATAACGGCGGCACCACAACCGCAACTGTGACCGTCGATGTGACCGGCGTCGGAAGCTTCCTCGCCGTCGATGATGACTTCACGCTTTCGGAAGACGACGGCGCCACCTCGCTCGACGTGCGTGCGAACGATCTCGATGCCGGATCCGCAACGGTCCTCTTCCAAGAGGTCAAGGGGACCTTCACCGATGTCATGACGACTGCCGCGGCATCGGCGACCCCCGGTGACCCCGCCGACTTCACCGATGTGAACGGCTACGGCTGGCGTCTGATGTGGAATGCGCCGACGGACTGGGATCTTCTTAACGATCCGGCATCCACCACGGCCACCGGGGGTGCGCTCGGATCCATCGCTGACTACGAATTGCTGGTCTGGACCGACAGCGAGTGGTCACCCGACGGCGACGAGGACAACACCAACAACAGTCCGGCAGCCTACGGCACCCTCCTCCCTTCGGGCCTCGGCCATCCGGGGGCAGGCGCGACCAATGATGGCGGAAACGGCAACGATGAAGACCGCGCGGTCATTGTCGCCTACACCGTTCCCAGCACCGGCTACTACGGCATTGCGAACTCGGTGGTCCATCCGACCACAGGCACCGGCGTCCGAGCCCTGGTGTTTGTCGAAGCCTCCGAAGTGATCAACGTCCCGGTCGCTGGAGGGGCAACCAGCGACTTCGACGGCGCCATCGGCCTCGTCAACCAAGGCGAAACGATCTACATCGCGCTCTCGCCCGACGGAACCGCCACCAGCGACTCGTTCAATTGGGACTTTGACGTCGTCGAACTTCCCGGTCCCGACGCTGTTCCGACGGTCACCTTCGGAACCGTGACGACCGATGGCACGACCCTCAGCTACACCCCGGCGCCCGCCTTCCAGGCGCTGAAGAACGGCGAATCGATCACCGAAACGATCAGCTACACGATCGACGACGGGGGCACCCTTTCGACCGCCACGGTCACCGTCACGATCGAAGGAGCCAACGACCTGCCGGTCGGGCTTGCCGACAACGGCGGCACTACCAACGAGAACCGTCCCCTTGAGGGCAGCAGCGTGCTGGCCAACGATACGGATGCCGACGCCGGAGAAACCGCGACCCTTGTCGTCTCGGAAGTCCAGGGGGCCGGGGCGAATGTCGGCATTTCCGTTGCCACCGACCTCGGAGGAACGGTGACGATGCAAGCCGACGGAACCTTCGCCTACGATCCGACCGGAGCCTTCGAGGCGTTGACCCTCAACGACCCCGATCTTGTCGATACATTCACCTACCTGGTGCAGGACATCAACGGCGTCGATGCCGCCTCACCGACCACCGTCTCCATCACGGTGGTTGGCTTGGAGTCGAACCAGCAGGTCGTCGGGACGGGACTGACCCAGACCTTCGAATACCTCGCGGGTTCCGCCGAAGCCGGCATGTTCACGCCGCCGTCGGTGGCCGACCCGAACGGAGACTCCCCGGTAGCGTCTACGGTGGCATCCGAATACTCGACGACGGGAGCGGTCTCGGCCACCATCTCCGACCCGGCGAACCACAACAACGGCTTCTCGGTCGCGCTCGTCTTCACACCCGATGCCGCCGATCTGGCGCCGGGAGCGAGGGTTTCGGTTTACGAAAACGGCGGCACCTCCAACGGCAATGGAATCTACCTCCTCGACGGGATCCCGCACTTCGTCGCTTCGATGAACGGCAGCGGTTCCACCGCTCCGGACAGCCGCAACGACATCAGTTGGCTCGGCAAGAAAATCTGCGTTCCCTTGTCCGGATCCGCGCTACCAGCCGACGTCCCGACCGAGATCGGCATCGTGTTCTCCCTCGATGCGGTTGACTTCACGATCAACGGGTCGGCAGCGACGATCGTGCTGCTTACCGACCGCGTCGCGGAGAACAATTGGAGCGGAAGCGACACGGTGACCTTCGGAGAAATCAATTCCGCAGGAAATCGCGGAGCCCTTCAAGACACCGGAACCAACGCCGATTTCGAGGCCGGGCTGTTCACCGCGTTGGCCGGCACGGTCGAATACGGCGAGCTCTGGTTCGAAGGGCGCCCGCAGGGAAGCGGTCTGACACCCGAATCCCTCACCGCCACACTGACCGTCAACATCGCGGAAGGCGACCTGACCGCACCCGATGGCGCGAGCTACGACGGCGGCACCGGCGTCTGGACGGCGACCGGAAGCGAAGACCGGATCAACGGGTTGATCGCCAACACAACCTTCGTGCCCAACGGCACCAGCCCGGTCGATGTCGCCATCGGCATCGAAGACGGAGGCGAGTCGGGCACGGTCCCGGTCGCAGGAACGCTGACCTTCGTCGGCATCGTTGCGGACGAGGGCACCGACACCGATAGCGACAACCTGAGCGACTTCCTTGAGCGCGCCTTCGGCACCGATCCCGGAACTCCGGACAATGTCGACCTCGCCTTGGACGGCACGGTCAACGGTCGCCCGATTATCAACATCGAGTTCTCGCCCAGCCTGACCTTCGAAGCGGTTTACATGCGTCGCGACGACCATGGCGTGCCGGGGAGCTTCATCTACACGGCACAATTCAGTTCGGACCTCAACACTTGGTATGACAGCACCGACACGCCGACCGTGCTCGCCGATTCCACCGTTGATGGAGACTACGAGGTTGTGTCCGTCCCCTACCCCTTCCTGCTTCCGGATGGCAAGAAGGCGCGATTCTTCCGACTCAAAGTGGATCCGGCAAGCTGA
- a CDS encoding helix-turn-helix domain-containing protein, whose amino-acid sequence MPDQPGWDAVLVNIVDHDESLGRVASLRIPMVNMNQRTEHIFPKALFDYASCAAPVVEEFVRLGLERVAVVDWPTDPVERHARKGLLVEARKSALTVVPIEGWVSGYKLGESAERLVDALGSLGEGVGFFCAHAGLVYSMMKVMDRRDLRIPVIVIDKDVQRTAEMSPIPLTAVVPDFWQQGYEAARLAYEMLEGRLEPGRRKVVRSKFCQLVRRESTGSLTTKDPAVVKALHGIQESDLSILSVDAVVRYVGVSRRTLEQRFKRETRTTLHQAILNRQMDDATRLLIAGDMTVSEVADACGFSSVHYFSSAYKRERGVTPGSIRRTGAGGSGGSGAAG is encoded by the coding sequence ATGCCTGATCAACCCGGCTGGGATGCGGTGCTCGTGAATATCGTCGATCACGACGAGTCTTTGGGCCGGGTGGCGAGCCTGCGGATCCCAATGGTGAATATGAACCAGAGGACCGAGCATATCTTCCCGAAAGCGCTTTTCGACTATGCGTCATGTGCCGCACCGGTGGTCGAGGAATTTGTCCGCCTTGGGTTGGAGAGGGTTGCTGTCGTCGACTGGCCGACGGATCCCGTCGAGCGTCACGCCCGGAAAGGGCTCCTCGTGGAAGCGAGAAAAAGTGCGCTGACCGTGGTTCCGATCGAGGGCTGGGTGTCGGGTTACAAGCTCGGCGAGTCGGCGGAGCGGTTGGTGGATGCTTTGGGCTCTCTGGGCGAAGGTGTCGGGTTTTTCTGCGCCCATGCGGGGTTGGTCTATTCAATGATGAAGGTGATGGACCGCCGCGACCTGCGAATTCCGGTGATCGTGATCGACAAGGACGTGCAGAGGACAGCGGAGATGTCGCCGATTCCGCTCACCGCCGTGGTCCCGGATTTCTGGCAGCAAGGTTACGAGGCGGCGCGCTTGGCTTACGAGATGCTCGAAGGGCGTCTCGAACCCGGTCGCCGCAAAGTGGTTCGTTCGAAGTTCTGCCAGCTGGTGCGGAGGGAGAGTACCGGAAGTCTCACGACAAAGGATCCAGCCGTGGTGAAAGCGCTTCACGGGATTCAGGAGAGCGATCTTTCGATCCTGTCGGTGGACGCGGTGGTGCGCTACGTTGGCGTCTCGCGCCGAACGCTTGAGCAGCGTTTCAAGAGGGAAACCCGCACGACCTTGCACCAGGCGATCCTCAACCGGCAGATGGACGATGCGACCCGTCTGCTGATCGCCGGAGACATGACGGTCAGCGAAGTGGCCGACGCCTGCGGGTTCTCATCGGTCCATTACTTCTCCTCCGCTTACAAGCGGGAGCGGGGTGTCACGCCGGGCAGTATTCGGCGGACGGGTGCCGGTGGCTCAGGAGGTTCGGGGGCGGCCGGTTGA
- a CDS encoding choice-of-anchor D domain-containing protein: protein MKNTAALLLAWPLANAEIVANYDLATITDDNPEVAETFLSPSIDAEPNSVASDLTSPSTHGDDASVPVGTINPEFGDPLNNGGNPAIGWSGRGINPAAGFSIYSPVDTDFTFDLTPNALSDLEFTSLSLTAGVFSGIGGTTAYDYTLLYSLDGSVFTPVATVAAGTNPGDAPIITTSTTATATISFDLTGVVDLQSQAGQVYFKLDVEPAAGASTNGVQSQRAGFIDDLTVEATVNTTRDPIINDPGDTDFTDDGSGVAIMIPITNDGSTQNLSISAVNLTGPDAADFGPAILPSDISPGNTDTIELPFTPNGSGTYEVDLEIVSNDPLEPSVTLTLTGEVTDPLIDVDTSVVNFGSFPASPGLQTTTLTIGNLGGGAAGLTLADTSEILGDAGFSIVTPLPLTITAGGSTDIEIGFDPSSDVGRFNATLFLDSDDYFTPTQLIPLTARVEPSGTIVARFDFDPAELSGSTLDLDGSAATDWTTGDLTDAATGNGALGASNQAAANRDLTGGLEGNFLRLSSNREGDAQTPLAAGGNDESTWSTTTVAAFGSGGSIDFTGGIALVDTYAFTNLGSNTAADWTLYYSTDGGATWTSLGTSSGAATSDGLSLPIGLSWDLSTIGNATVPVTFLLDPVSTGGTNGSAAQRSIGFDNFLISAASVTAGTAGFADWATGEGIPNDPTYDATDKDGIPALVEYALGLSPSVTETLADTFDPATGTLSFDLDATALANGDITVVIEESDDLGVTDPWATVATDTAGNIIEYTLPTGQPKVFARLNVTQNP, encoded by the coding sequence ATGAAAAACACCGCTGCCCTCCTTCTTGCGTGGCCCCTCGCCAACGCGGAGATCGTCGCGAACTACGATCTCGCGACCATCACCGACGACAATCCCGAAGTCGCTGAGACCTTCCTCAGCCCCAGCATCGACGCCGAACCCAACAGCGTTGCCTCCGACCTCACGAGTCCGTCGACCCATGGCGACGACGCCAGTGTTCCCGTTGGCACGATCAATCCGGAGTTTGGTGACCCGTTGAACAACGGCGGCAACCCGGCGATCGGGTGGAGCGGCCGCGGCATCAATCCGGCCGCCGGATTCTCGATCTACTCGCCCGTTGATACCGATTTCACTTTCGATCTGACACCGAACGCACTGAGTGACCTTGAATTCACGTCGCTGAGCCTCACCGCGGGCGTCTTCTCCGGGATCGGTGGTACGACGGCCTACGACTACACGCTTCTCTACAGCCTCGACGGATCCGTCTTCACGCCGGTTGCGACCGTCGCGGCAGGCACCAATCCCGGAGACGCTCCGATCATCACCACTTCGACCACCGCCACCGCCACCATCAGTTTCGATCTGACCGGCGTTGTCGACCTGCAGTCCCAAGCGGGACAGGTCTACTTCAAACTGGACGTCGAACCCGCGGCAGGAGCCAGCACCAACGGCGTACAGTCGCAGCGTGCCGGCTTCATCGACGATCTCACGGTCGAAGCGACCGTAAACACCACCCGCGATCCAATCATCAACGATCCGGGAGACACGGACTTCACCGACGACGGCTCGGGAGTCGCCATCATGATCCCGATCACCAATGACGGCAGCACCCAGAACCTGAGCATCAGCGCGGTCAATCTCACGGGTCCGGACGCGGCCGACTTCGGCCCCGCGATCCTGCCGTCCGACATTTCACCAGGAAACACCGACACGATCGAACTCCCCTTCACTCCAAACGGATCCGGCACCTATGAGGTGGATCTCGAGATCGTTTCGAACGATCCGCTCGAACCGAGCGTCACGCTGACCCTGACCGGAGAGGTCACCGACCCACTCATCGACGTCGACACCAGCGTCGTCAATTTCGGTTCTTTCCCGGCATCTCCCGGCCTGCAAACGACCACCCTCACGATCGGCAACCTCGGAGGAGGAGCGGCCGGCCTGACCCTCGCCGATACCAGTGAGATTCTCGGCGACGCCGGCTTTTCGATTGTTACTCCGCTGCCACTCACCATTACCGCGGGCGGCAGTACCGATATCGAGATCGGCTTCGATCCCAGCAGTGACGTCGGACGTTTCAACGCCACCCTGTTCCTTGATTCCGACGACTACTTCACTCCGACCCAACTGATTCCCCTCACCGCCAGAGTGGAACCATCGGGAACCATCGTTGCCCGTTTCGACTTCGATCCTGCCGAGCTCTCCGGCAGCACCCTCGACCTCGACGGCTCGGCAGCCACGGACTGGACGACCGGCGACCTCACCGATGCCGCCACCGGCAACGGCGCTCTCGGCGCTTCGAATCAGGCTGCCGCCAACCGGGACCTCACTGGCGGACTTGAAGGAAACTTCCTCCGGCTGTCCTCGAACCGCGAAGGCGATGCCCAGACACCTCTTGCCGCGGGGGGGAACGATGAATCGACGTGGAGCACGACGACGGTCGCAGCATTCGGCAGCGGAGGCTCGATCGACTTCACGGGCGGGATCGCCCTCGTGGACACCTATGCGTTCACCAATCTCGGTTCGAACACGGCTGCCGATTGGACGCTCTACTATTCGACCGATGGTGGAGCGACTTGGACCTCGCTCGGCACAAGCAGCGGAGCGGCGACCAGCGATGGCCTCAGCCTGCCAATCGGTCTGTCTTGGGACCTGAGCACCATCGGCAATGCGACCGTTCCCGTGACATTCCTTCTCGACCCCGTCTCTACTGGCGGTACCAATGGCTCGGCAGCCCAGCGAAGCATCGGCTTCGACAATTTCCTGATCTCGGCGGCTTCCGTCACCGCCGGCACCGCCGGCTTTGCGGATTGGGCGACGGGTGAAGGCATCCCGAACGATCCGACCTACGACGCAACCGACAAGGACGGCATCCCGGCGCTCGTCGAATACGCGCTCGGCCTGAGCCCGAGCGTTACCGAGACTCTCGCCGACACCTTCGACCCGGCGACCGGCACCCTGAGCTTCGACCTCGATGCGACCGCCCTGGCGAATGGCGACATCACGGTGGTAATCGAAGAGTCCGACGATCTTGGAGTGACCGACCCCTGGGCCACGGTGGCGACCGACACCGCGGGCAACATAATCGAATACACGCTGCCGACAGGCCAACCGAAGGTCTTCGCCCGACTGAACGTGACTCAGAATCCCTGA
- a CDS encoding WYL domain-containing protein, whose amino-acid sequence MKHTRRPFERMHRIHQAIRDGRLPNCSSLAEELEVTPKTVMRDITFMRDNFRLPLVYDAERHGYRYEGDVSDFPSFEIGAEEIAALFFTRTALESIRGTELAGRLREAFGKLTRSIGDRVALDWADLDEAFSRKVPNMPAREVKLFGELADAVVRQLGIGFHYRKLGGDAAETRKVRPLHLGEVDGGWYLIAFDEVREALRTFALPRITRLKVGTKHFDRPPGFDGREHLRRSFGIWSGEGESSVVRVILSDYAARLAQERRWHPTQEVKVLDAKGDRVEVSFEAGALQEVVRWVLSFGSKAKVIAPRELKSLVRDEVKKMAG is encoded by the coding sequence GTGAAGCACACGCGGCGGCCTTTCGAGCGGATGCACCGGATCCATCAGGCGATTCGCGATGGCCGCCTTCCCAATTGCAGCAGTCTCGCCGAGGAACTCGAGGTGACCCCGAAAACGGTGATGAGGGACATCACCTTCATGCGCGACAACTTCCGACTACCCTTGGTGTATGACGCCGAGCGTCACGGATACCGTTATGAGGGAGATGTCTCGGATTTCCCGAGTTTCGAAATCGGTGCCGAGGAGATCGCCGCGCTGTTCTTCACCCGTACGGCGCTGGAGTCGATCCGCGGCACGGAGCTTGCCGGGCGGTTGCGCGAAGCCTTTGGGAAGCTGACGCGGTCGATCGGTGACCGGGTGGCGCTGGATTGGGCGGACCTCGACGAGGCGTTCTCCCGCAAGGTGCCGAACATGCCCGCACGCGAGGTGAAGCTCTTCGGCGAGCTGGCCGACGCGGTGGTCCGTCAGCTGGGGATCGGTTTCCATTACCGCAAGCTCGGTGGAGACGCCGCGGAGACGAGAAAGGTGCGCCCGCTGCATCTCGGAGAAGTCGACGGCGGCTGGTATCTCATCGCGTTCGACGAAGTCAGGGAGGCGCTACGGACCTTTGCCCTGCCACGCATCACCCGGCTCAAGGTCGGGACGAAGCATTTTGACCGGCCGCCGGGTTTCGACGGGCGGGAGCACCTGCGACGAAGCTTCGGAATCTGGAGCGGCGAGGGGGAGTCGAGCGTGGTCCGGGTGATACTGAGCGATTACGCGGCGCGACTGGCGCAGGAGCGTCGGTGGCATCCGACCCAGGAGGTGAAAGTGCTCGATGCCAAGGGCGACCGGGTGGAGGTGAGCTTCGAAGCGGGAGCGCTCCAGGAAGTGGTGCGGTGGGTCCTGAGTTTCGGGAGCAAGGCGAAGGTGATCGCTCCGCGTGAACTGAAGAGCCTGGTCCGCGACGAGGTCAAAAAGATGGCGGGCTGA